In the genome of Populus nigra chromosome 9, ddPopNigr1.1, whole genome shotgun sequence, one region contains:
- the LOC133702520 gene encoding peroxisome biogenesis protein 7-like, with protein MPIFKTPFNGYSVKFSPFYESRLAVATSQNFGILGNGRLHVLSLPPTPSSPLTELISFDTADGIYDLAWSESHDSLLIAAVADGSVKLYDTALPPTQNPLRSLQEHTREVHSVDYNPTRRDSFITSSWDDTIKLWTLDRPASIRTFKEHAYCVYSAAWNPRHTDVFASASGDCTLRIWDVREPGSTMIIPGHDFEILCCDWNKYDDCIIATASVDKSIRVWDVRSFRAPISVLNGHGYAVKKVKFSPHHRNFMVSCSYDMTVCMWDFMVEDALVGRYDHHTEFAVGVDMSVLVDGLLASTGWDELVYVWQHGTDPRAP; from the coding sequence ATGCCAATCTTCAAAACCCCATTCAACGGCTACTCCGTCAAGTTCAGCCCTTTTTACGAATCGCGTCTCGCCGTCGCCACTTCCCAGAACTTTGGAATCCTCGGAAATGGCCGTCTTCACGTTCTCTCCCTGCCTCCTACTCCCTCCTCCCCACTCACCGAACTCATCTCCTTCGATACTGCTGATGGCATCTACGACCTTGCCTGGTCTGAATCCCACGATTCCCTCTTAATCGCCGCTGTGGCCGATGGCTCTGTCAAGCTCTACGACACCGCCTTACCCCCAACACAAAACCCGCTTCGCTCCCTCCAGGAGCACACGCGTGAAGTCCACTCCGTCGATTACAACCCCACTCGCCGCGATTCTTTCATCACCTCTTCCTGGGATGATACCATTAAATTATGGACCCTTGACAGGCCGGCGAGCATTCGTACGTTTAAAGAACACGCGTACTGTGTTTATTCTGCTGCGTGGAACCCTAGGCATACGGATGTTTTTGCATCTGCTTCAGGGGATTGTACTTTGCGAATCTGGGACGTGCGTGAGCCTGGAAGTACGATGATAATTCCAGGTCATGATTTTGAGATTTTGTGTTGTGATTGGAATAAATACGATGATTGTATTATTGCTACTGCATCAGTGGATAAGAGTATAAGAGTTTGGGATGTGCGGAGTTTTAGAGCTCCGATTTCGGTTTTGAACGGACATGGGTATGCCGTTAAAAAAGTTAAGTTTTCTCCCCATCATAGGAATTTTATGGTTTCCTGTTCTTATGATATGACTGTTTGTATGTGGGACTTTATGGTGGAGGATGCATTGGTTGGGAGGTATGATCATCATACCGAGTTTGCTGTGGGGGTTGATATGAGTGTCCTAGTTGATGGGTTGTTGGCAAGCACAGGGTGGGATGAGTTGGTTTATGTTTGGCAGCATGGGACGGACCCGAGAGCACCTTGA